The following is a genomic window from Burkholderia oklahomensis C6786.
GGCTCGACATCAAGATCGTCGAGTTCTCGGACTACGTGCAGCCGAACGCGGCGCTCGCGGCGGGCGACATCGACGCGAACAGCTATCAGCACTATCCGTATCTCGAAGCGCAGGTGAAGGATCGCGGCTACAAGATCGTCAAGGTCGCGGACACCGTCACGTTCCCGATGGGGATCTATTCGAAGCGCGTGAAGTCGCTCGCGGAGCTGCGCCCGGGCGCGCGGATTGCGATTCCGAACGATCCGACGAACGGCGGCCGCGCGCTGTTGCTGCTGCAGAAGCAGGGCCTGCTGAAGCTGCGCGACGGCGCGGGCCTGAAGGCGACGCGCTTCGACGTCGCCGACAATCCGAAGCAACTGAAGCTCGTCGAGCTCGACGCCGCGCAGATTCCGCGCTCGCTCGCCGACGTCGACGCCGCCGCGATCAACACGAACTACGCGATGGAGGCCGGGCTCAAGCCGAAACAGGACGCGATCGCGATCGAGGGTCCGAACGGCCCGTACGCGAACATTCTCGCGGTGCGCGCCGAAGACAAGGACAAGCCGTGGGTCGCGAAGCTCGTCGCAGCGTACCGGTCGCCCGACGTGAAGCGCTTCATCGAGCGCCAATTCGGCGGCGCGGTGATCACCGCGTGGTGAGCGGAACGCGGGGCGCCGCCGATTAGAGGCGGCGGTCGAAAGCCCGGGCTTGGCGTCCGGGTTTTTTCTCTTTTAAAATAGAACGACCGTTCGCTATTATCGGCATGCCGCAAGGGGGCGCTATCCTCGGTAGCCGCAAATTGAATGACCGGCGTTGCCGCCGCGTGGGCGAGCCTCGCTATAAAATGGCCGCTGGTCGTATTCGTAACTTTGGAGCGTGTGCATGAAAATCCTGGTGCCAGTGAAGAGAGTGGTCGATTACAACGTGAAGGTCCGGGTGAAGACGGACGGCACGGGGGTCGATATTGCGAACGTGAAGATGTCGATGAATCCGTTCGACGAGATCGCGGTCGAGGAGGCGGTGCGCCTGAAGGAAGCGGGCGTGGCGACCGAAGTGATCGCGGTGTCGGTGGGCGTTGCGCAGGCTCAGGAAACGCTTCGCACGGCGCTCGCGATCGGCGCGGACCGTGCGATTCTCGTCGAATCGAACGACGAAGTGCAGCCGCTCGGCGTCGCGAAGATCCTGAAGGCGCTGGTCGACAAGGAGCAGCCGCAGCTCGTGATTCTGGGCAAGCAGGCGATCGACGACGATTCGAACCAGACGGGCCAGATGCTGGCCGCGCTCGCGAACCTGCCGCAGGCGACGTTCGCGTCGAAGGTGACGGTCGCCGACGGCCGTGCAACGGTCGCGCGTGAAGTGGACGGCGGCGCGGAGACGCTGTCGCTTCAACTGCCCGCGGTGGTCACCACGGATCTTCGCCTGAACGAGCCGCGCTACGTGACGCTGCCGAACATCATGAAGGCGAAGAAGAAGCCTTTGGAAACCGTGAAGCCGGAAGACCTGGGCGTGGACGTTGCGCCGCGTCTGAAGACGCTGAAGGTGGTGGAGCCGCCGAAGCGCGCGGCGGGCGTGAAGGTGCCGGACGTGAAGACGCTGGTCGAGAAGCTGAAGACCGAAGCCAAGGTGCTGTAAGGGGAGCGGAAAGAAATGACGATTCTGGTAATTGCCGAACACGACAATGGGTCGATCAAGGCGTCGACGCTGAACACGGTGGCTGCCGCGCAGAAGATCGGCGGCGATATTCACGTGCTGGTCGCGGGTCACAACGCGCAGGGCGCGGCCGACGCGGCGGCGAAGATCGCGGGTGTCGCCAAGGTGCTGTTGGCCGACGCGCCGCAACTCGAAGCGGGCCTCGCGGAGAACGTCGAGGCGACCGCGCTGAACGTCGCGAAGGACTACTCGCATATCCTCGCGCCGGCGACCGCCTACGGCAAGAACATTGCGCCGCGCATTGCGGCGAAGCTGGACGTCGCGCAGATTTCGGACATCACGGCGGTGGACTCGGCCGACACGTTCGAGCGCCCGATCTACGCGGGCAACGCGATCGCGACGGTGCAGTCGAGCGATCCGATCAAGGTGATCACGGTGCGCGCGACGGGCTTCGATCCGGTTGCGGCCGAAGGCGGCAGCGCGTCGGTCGAGAAGATCGACGCGGCGGCAGACAGCGGCATTTCGCAATTCGTCAGCCGCGAGGTGACGAAGCTGGAGCGTCCGGAACTCACCAGCGCAAAGATCATCGTGTCGGGCGGCCGGGGCTTGGGCAGCGGCGAGAACTACACGAAGGTGCTGGAGCCGCTGGCGGACAAGCTGCAGGCGGCGCTGGGCGCGTCGCGCGCGGCGGTCGACGCGGGCTACGTGCCGAACGACTACCAAGTGGGCCAGACGGGCAAGA
Proteins encoded in this region:
- a CDS encoding MetQ/NlpA family ABC transporter substrate-binding protein, with amino-acid sequence MQRRTMLKLAAAFGAAACVASAQAQARTIKVGVTGGPHAQVMEEVKKVAAKNGLDIKIVEFSDYVQPNAALAAGDIDANSYQHYPYLEAQVKDRGYKIVKVADTVTFPMGIYSKRVKSLAELRPGARIAIPNDPTNGGRALLLLQKQGLLKLRDGAGLKATRFDVADNPKQLKLVELDAAQIPRSLADVDAAAINTNYAMEAGLKPKQDAIAIEGPNGPYANILAVRAEDKDKPWVAKLVAAYRSPDVKRFIERQFGGAVITAW
- a CDS encoding electron transfer flavoprotein subunit beta/FixA family protein translates to MKILVPVKRVVDYNVKVRVKTDGTGVDIANVKMSMNPFDEIAVEEAVRLKEAGVATEVIAVSVGVAQAQETLRTALAIGADRAILVESNDEVQPLGVAKILKALVDKEQPQLVILGKQAIDDDSNQTGQMLAALANLPQATFASKVTVADGRATVAREVDGGAETLSLQLPAVVTTDLRLNEPRYVTLPNIMKAKKKPLETVKPEDLGVDVAPRLKTLKVVEPPKRAAGVKVPDVKTLVEKLKTEAKVL
- a CDS encoding electron transfer flavoprotein subunit alpha/FixB family protein, producing MTILVIAEHDNGSIKASTLNTVAAAQKIGGDIHVLVAGHNAQGAADAAAKIAGVAKVLLADAPQLEAGLAENVEATALNVAKDYSHILAPATAYGKNIAPRIAAKLDVAQISDITAVDSADTFERPIYAGNAIATVQSSDPIKVITVRATGFDPVAAEGGSASVEKIDAAADSGISQFVSREVTKLERPELTSAKIIVSGGRGLGSGENYTKVLEPLADKLQAALGASRAAVDAGYVPNDYQVGQTGKIVAPQLYIAVGISGAIQHLAGMKDSKVIVAINKDPEAPIFSVADYGLVGDLFTLVPELVNELG